In a single window of the Veillonella sp. genome:
- a CDS encoding diacylglycerol kinase family protein: MSRCLVIINPVSGGGAARRYALDLQWKLSTLFETIEVKFTTGEGDATRFAKDACERGFDAVFCMGGDGTVNETVNGIAQGGFKSTFGFIPVGTVNDMSRALGIHQNPTQAIKRIDINQTRTIDIGRCNDKYFCNNIAAGVIPKVIEEVTPKEKSILGPLAYFLRAGQALFTTKDYTYRIKTENDDFICKSPLVLALLTNVVSSFERFMPEASVDDGYMRIIIFKEYFILDILSVLPLILSGAIYNSRYTTSLTVKKAQIELLSDIGDLPTNMDGDQGPSMPVDIEVLPRVLKVFAPAKHKKKKALNLPKLPHI; this comes from the coding sequence ATGAGCCGTTGTTTGGTAATCATAAACCCTGTATCGGGTGGCGGTGCGGCGCGCCGATATGCCCTCGATTTACAATGGAAATTGAGCACCTTATTCGAAACGATTGAGGTCAAATTCACTACCGGTGAAGGAGATGCTACACGTTTTGCAAAGGATGCTTGCGAACGCGGATTCGATGCTGTATTTTGCATGGGCGGTGATGGCACCGTAAATGAAACCGTAAATGGTATTGCCCAAGGTGGCTTCAAATCTACCTTTGGTTTTATACCAGTAGGTACTGTTAACGATATGTCTCGTGCCCTTGGCATTCACCAAAATCCAACACAAGCGATCAAACGCATTGATATCAATCAAACTCGTACCATTGATATCGGTCGTTGCAATGATAAATATTTCTGCAACAATATCGCAGCCGGTGTTATTCCAAAGGTAATCGAAGAGGTTACACCAAAGGAAAAAAGTATTTTAGGACCACTCGCCTACTTCTTGCGCGCAGGCCAAGCCTTGTTCACAACGAAAGACTACACATACCGCATCAAAACAGAGAACGACGATTTTATTTGTAAATCCCCGCTCGTTCTTGCATTGCTTACCAATGTAGTGTCTAGCTTTGAACGCTTTATGCCGGAAGCCTCTGTAGACGACGGTTATATGCGTATCATCATCTTCAAGGAATACTTCATCCTCGATATCCTCAGCGTATTACCACTTATCCTCAGTGGTGCCATCTATAACTCTCGTTATACAACATCATTAACTGTGAAAAAAGCTCAAATTGAACTATTATCTGATATCGGTGATTTACCTACTAATATGGATGGCGATCAAGGTCCATCCATGCCAGTAGATATCGAAGTATTGCCGCGTGTACTAAAAGTATTTGCACCAGCAAAACACAAAAAGAAAAAGGCTTTAAATTTGCCTAAATTACCACATATATAA